The following are encoded in a window of Geobacter metallireducens GS-15 genomic DNA:
- the thiS gene encoding sulfur carrier protein ThiS, with amino-acid sequence MEIIVNGEARAATPMSMLELLRSLDIDPRRVAVELNHDILPKGEYESTILNDGDRIEIVHFVGGG; translated from the coding sequence ATGGAAATCATCGTCAACGGCGAAGCACGGGCTGCCACCCCCATGTCGATGCTTGAGCTTCTTCGCTCCCTCGACATCGACCCCCGCCGGGTGGCGGTAGAACTGAACCACGACATTCTTCCCAAGGGTGAATACGAATCCACCATCCTCAACGACGGAGACCGGATCGAGATCGTCCACTTTGTGGGCGGGGGATAA
- a CDS encoding TIGR01212 family radical SAM protein (This family includes YhcC from E. coli K-12, an uncharacterized radical SAM protein.) produces MPDLLINPDLRFNSYGTYLRRRFGCRVSKVNVDGGFTCPNRDGTRGTGGCIYCDNASFSPGGTVAEIPIEIQMAEGMAYHRRRLGSEKFIVYFQKFTNTYAPVERLRDLYARALAHPDVIGISVGTRPDSLSDEALDLLADLAKRHYVCIELGLQSMDDKILQQIGRGHTLTEYLEAVARIEGRGIELCTHLIYGFPGETRDGFLRTADMMAGLPVNSVKIHQLHAVKGTRLAELYHQGDFVPITHQEYVATACDFLEILPPRIAIQRLYGSAPLTIRVAPTWNLKNNQMWFSIVNELKRRGTWQGCRLTDSCLKAGNL; encoded by the coding sequence ATGCCCGATTTGCTCATCAACCCCGATCTCCGCTTCAATTCGTACGGCACGTACCTGCGCCGCCGCTTCGGCTGCCGCGTGAGCAAGGTGAACGTGGATGGCGGATTCACCTGCCCCAATCGCGACGGCACTCGGGGGACAGGGGGGTGCATCTACTGCGACAATGCCTCCTTCTCGCCGGGGGGCACCGTGGCCGAAATACCGATCGAGATTCAGATGGCCGAGGGGATGGCCTATCACCGGCGCCGCCTCGGGAGCGAGAAATTCATCGTCTACTTTCAGAAGTTCACCAACACCTACGCCCCGGTGGAGCGACTCCGGGACCTCTACGCCCGGGCACTGGCCCATCCGGACGTAATCGGCATCTCCGTCGGCACCCGCCCCGATTCCCTGTCGGACGAGGCCTTGGACCTTCTGGCCGATCTGGCGAAACGTCACTACGTCTGTATCGAGCTGGGCCTCCAGTCCATGGACGACAAAATCCTCCAACAGATTGGCCGTGGCCACACCCTGACCGAATACCTGGAGGCGGTTGCACGGATCGAGGGACGGGGGATCGAGCTCTGCACCCACCTGATCTACGGCTTCCCCGGCGAGACCCGCGACGGGTTCCTGCGAACCGCCGACATGATGGCGGGGCTTCCCGTGAACTCGGTGAAGATCCACCAACTCCACGCGGTGAAGGGGACGCGGCTGGCGGAATTGTACCACCAGGGCGACTTCGTTCCCATCACCCACCAGGAGTACGTGGCCACCGCCTGCGACTTCCTGGAGATCCTGCCGCCGCGCATCGCCATCCAGCGACTCTACGGCTCGGCCCCCCTCACCATCCGGGTTGCTCCCACTTGGAATCTGAAGAACAACCAGATGTGGTTTTCGATCGTGAACGAGCTGAAACGCCGCGGCACCTGGCAGGGATGCCGACTTACCGACTCATGCCTCAAGGCGGGTAACTTGTAG
- a CDS encoding menaquinol oxidoreductase complex Cbc5, membrane protein subunit, with translation MKRFQPPPPKPDATGTPPDRDAVRQETVQRIKRLRSKSNRGLWAMALFIAVSIVALGDFSILPPLPPSIRATLGKPPSAIMISGALVLYTFSAIILILSRMMGGKEEYSGFAHVGYLAAFYGFYHFAKALNENFWAVFVAGVTILGLESYHIWNFCNEAIRREQEVLDSIERLRKS, from the coding sequence ATGAAGCGCTTCCAGCCCCCCCCTCCCAAGCCCGACGCAACGGGCACCCCCCCGGACAGGGACGCGGTGCGACAGGAAACCGTTCAACGGATCAAACGACTCCGAAGCAAGTCGAACCGCGGCCTCTGGGCCATGGCTCTCTTCATCGCCGTCAGTATCGTTGCGTTAGGGGACTTCAGCATCCTCCCCCCGCTCCCTCCATCGATCCGCGCAACCCTCGGAAAGCCACCCTCCGCCATCATGATCAGCGGAGCCCTCGTTCTCTATACTTTCTCGGCGATCATCCTCATCCTTTCGCGCATGATGGGAGGAAAGGAAGAGTACAGCGGTTTTGCCCATGTGGGATACCTCGCCGCCTTCTACGGCTTCTACCATTTCGCCAAGGCCCTCAATGAGAATTTTTGGGCGGTCTTTGTTGCAGGCGTCACCATCCTGGGGCTCGAAAGCTACCACATCTGGAACTTCTGCAATGAAGCGATCCGCCGCGAGCAGGAGGTTCTCGACTCCATCGAGCGGTTAAGAAAATCGTAG
- a CDS encoding cytochrome c3 family protein encodes MRFRFTLPLVACTLAVAGLAFGISIKDVVFTTKDAGKIVFSHKVHIGKKGIENNCKACHPAIFDMKKKVTYTMADMEKGKSCGACHTGKDGVFPLKDCARCHAVKEITYQVKSAGPTPFSHKKHLAKYSDCGACHPKLFKAGHNKPVTMAEMEKGKSCGACHNGKSAFSVNECARCHLVKEVGLTSKETGKIIFSHKLHAAKRKCGECHNKLYEAGRNKPVGMAAMEKGKSCGACHNGKGLFDVKQCAKCHPVKAVNFKVSGAGPVKFSHDVHLAMYSCNACHTKIFKAGRSAKVVTMFEMEKGKSCGACHDGKKAFSVREDCVKCHDM; translated from the coding sequence ATGAGATTCCGCTTCACCCTTCCCCTCGTGGCCTGTACACTCGCCGTTGCCGGTCTTGCCTTCGGCATCAGCATCAAAGACGTGGTCTTCACCACGAAGGACGCTGGCAAGATCGTCTTCAGCCATAAGGTCCATATCGGCAAGAAGGGTATCGAAAACAACTGCAAGGCCTGTCACCCTGCCATCTTCGACATGAAGAAGAAGGTGACCTACACCATGGCCGACATGGAAAAGGGAAAATCATGCGGCGCCTGCCATACCGGGAAAGATGGCGTATTCCCCCTCAAGGATTGCGCCCGATGCCACGCGGTGAAGGAAATCACCTACCAGGTGAAGTCCGCGGGTCCCACCCCCTTCAGTCACAAGAAACACCTGGCCAAGTACTCAGACTGCGGCGCCTGCCATCCCAAGCTCTTCAAGGCCGGCCACAACAAGCCGGTCACCATGGCCGAAATGGAGAAAGGGAAGTCCTGCGGCGCCTGTCATAACGGCAAGTCGGCCTTCAGCGTGAATGAATGTGCACGCTGCCACCTGGTGAAGGAAGTGGGGCTCACCTCAAAGGAAACCGGCAAGATCATTTTCAGCCACAAACTCCATGCAGCAAAGAGGAAGTGCGGAGAATGCCATAACAAGCTCTATGAAGCGGGCCGCAACAAGCCGGTCGGCATGGCTGCCATGGAAAAGGGGAAATCCTGCGGGGCCTGCCACAACGGCAAGGGACTCTTCGACGTGAAGCAGTGTGCCAAGTGCCACCCCGTCAAAGCTGTAAACTTCAAAGTATCGGGAGCTGGACCGGTCAAATTCAGCCACGATGTCCACCTTGCGATGTACAGTTGCAACGCCTGCCACACCAAGATCTTCAAAGCGGGCCGCAGCGCCAAGGTAGTGACCATGTTCGAAATGGAGAAGGGGAAATCGTGCGGCGCCTGCCACGACGGCAAGAAAGCCTTCAGTGTACGCGAGGACTGCGTGAAATGCCACGACATGTAG
- a CDS encoding thiazole synthase codes for MSTTNDKLIIAGREFSSRLMVGTGKYASNEQMVAALEASGAEIITVAVRRVNITDRSKESLLDFIDTRKYTLLPNTAGCYTADDAVRTCRLAREAGMSDMVKLEVLGNETTLYPDNEELLKAAKILVKDGFTVLPYTSDDPIICKKLEDIGCAAVMPLGAPIGSGLGIRNPYTIRIIMETVKVPVIVDAGVGTASDAAIAMELGVDGVLMNTGIAGAQNPIAMAEAMNLAVRAGRLAYRAGRIPKKLYATASSPIEGMIE; via the coding sequence ATGTCCACTACGAACGACAAGCTGATCATCGCCGGCCGGGAATTCAGCTCCCGCCTCATGGTCGGAACCGGCAAATACGCCAGTAACGAGCAGATGGTGGCGGCCCTGGAGGCCTCGGGAGCCGAGATCATCACCGTGGCGGTGCGGCGAGTCAACATCACCGACCGCTCCAAGGAGTCGCTCCTGGACTTCATCGACACCAGGAAATACACGCTTCTTCCCAATACCGCCGGCTGCTACACGGCCGACGACGCGGTCCGCACCTGCCGACTCGCCCGGGAAGCGGGGATGAGCGACATGGTTAAACTGGAGGTTCTCGGCAACGAGACGACCCTCTACCCCGACAACGAGGAGCTCCTCAAGGCGGCCAAGATCCTCGTCAAGGACGGGTTCACAGTCCTTCCCTATACGAGCGACGACCCCATCATCTGCAAGAAGCTGGAGGACATCGGCTGTGCCGCAGTCATGCCGCTTGGCGCACCCATCGGGAGCGGCCTCGGCATCCGCAACCCTTACACCATCCGGATCATCATGGAGACGGTAAAGGTGCCGGTCATCGTTGACGCCGGCGTGGGAACGGCCTCTGACGCGGCCATTGCCATGGAACTGGGGGTTGACGGCGTCCTCATGAACACCGGCATCGCCGGCGCCCAGAATCCCATCGCCATGGCCGAGGCCATGAACCTGGCGGTGCGGGCCGGGCGGCTCGCCTACCGGGCGGGGCGCATCCCGAAAAAGCTCTACGCCACCGCATCGAGCCCCATCGAGGGGATGATTGAGTAA
- a CDS encoding methyl-accepting chemotaxis protein has protein sequence MTKNLRLGSKLIRSSLLAGFVIALVGIICAYNAGGTPATQGYARLTLGISLINALLFLFVLWMFTARKMVVRVGKLAGAMDRGAEGDLTISVRDDTEDELGLLTTNFNAMLQHLAATVTKVKSSVTELRTIAATVRDAADRGVATAEIQAEAVQGTTDGIHAIDRSVTDVALSVGQLSRTAMENSSSILQMSASIEEVADHVESLANAVEEVSSSIIQMATAEKEIGSNAATLMNDAMRTASLVAELDTSIKQIEKSAVETAAISEEVLRDAEQGREAVESTISGIDEIRRSSRSVGETIETLSQRAGHIGTIISVINDIAEQTKLLALNASIIAAQAGEHGKGFAVVANEIKELAKRTTSSTGEIGTIIMGLREESERAVAANKHAELRITEGEKLSYRSGEALDKIVDGVKMAAGQVNDIARTTVEQAQSSEHMRNAVERVAGMVEQIARATEEQTYGTGLIMDAVARMKSVTSQVRQSSQEQRNASTLIVRSSEGITGMIATIRQACQVQTQSTEKIVQAVDNMARTSEGNVETTRVMENAVNGLTRQIDELNEAMTGFRV, from the coding sequence ATGACCAAAAACCTGCGCCTCGGCTCAAAACTGATCCGCTCCTCGCTCCTTGCGGGCTTCGTCATTGCCCTGGTGGGCATCATCTGCGCCTATAATGCCGGCGGCACCCCCGCGACCCAGGGATACGCCCGGCTAACCCTGGGCATCTCCCTCATCAATGCGCTTCTTTTTCTCTTTGTCCTCTGGATGTTCACTGCCAGAAAAATGGTCGTCCGTGTCGGCAAATTGGCCGGTGCCATGGATCGTGGCGCCGAGGGCGATCTGACAATATCTGTACGGGATGATACCGAGGACGAACTGGGACTGCTGACTACCAACTTCAACGCCATGCTCCAGCACCTGGCCGCGACAGTCACCAAGGTGAAGTCATCGGTGACAGAACTGCGTACCATTGCTGCAACGGTACGGGATGCGGCCGACCGGGGCGTTGCCACCGCGGAGATACAGGCCGAGGCGGTCCAGGGGACCACAGACGGCATCCATGCCATCGACCGGTCGGTCACTGACGTGGCCCTGTCCGTGGGGCAGCTTTCCCGCACCGCCATGGAGAACTCCTCTTCCATCCTCCAGATGTCGGCAAGCATCGAGGAAGTGGCCGACCACGTGGAATCCCTGGCCAATGCCGTTGAAGAGGTGAGCTCTTCCATCATCCAGATGGCGACTGCCGAGAAGGAGATAGGCTCCAACGCCGCCACCCTCATGAACGATGCCATGCGTACGGCGTCGCTGGTTGCCGAGCTTGACACCTCCATCAAGCAGATCGAGAAGAGCGCCGTGGAGACCGCGGCAATCTCCGAGGAAGTGCTGAGGGATGCCGAGCAGGGGCGCGAGGCTGTGGAGAGCACCATCTCCGGCATCGACGAGATCCGTCGTTCCTCACGCTCCGTGGGTGAAACCATCGAAACCCTGTCACAGCGGGCGGGCCACATCGGCACGATCATTTCGGTCATCAACGACATCGCGGAGCAGACCAAGCTTCTGGCCCTCAACGCCTCCATCATCGCGGCCCAGGCAGGGGAGCACGGCAAGGGATTCGCGGTGGTTGCCAACGAGATCAAGGAACTTGCCAAGCGGACCACCAGCTCTACCGGAGAGATCGGCACCATTATCATGGGGCTGCGGGAAGAGAGCGAGCGCGCGGTTGCGGCCAACAAGCATGCGGAACTGCGGATCACTGAAGGGGAGAAACTTTCGTACCGTTCGGGCGAGGCTCTCGACAAGATCGTCGACGGCGTCAAAATGGCTGCGGGGCAGGTGAATGACATCGCCCGCACCACCGTGGAGCAGGCCCAGAGCAGCGAGCACATGCGGAACGCCGTGGAGCGGGTGGCGGGAATGGTGGAGCAGATCGCCCGGGCCACCGAAGAGCAGACCTACGGCACAGGGCTCATCATGGATGCCGTAGCCCGTATGAAGAGCGTCACGTCTCAGGTGCGGCAGTCCAGCCAGGAGCAGCGCAACGCGAGCACCCTCATCGTCAGGTCCAGCGAGGGGATCACCGGGATGATCGCCACGATCCGCCAGGCCTGCCAGGTCCAGACCCAGAGCACCGAAAAGATTGTCCAGGCGGTGGACAACATGGCGCGGACATCCGAGGGGAATGTGGAGACCACCCGGGTCATGGAAAATGCCGTCAACGGCCTCACCCGCCAGATCGACGAACTGAACGAGGCAATGACCGGGTTCCGGGTTTAG
- a CDS encoding fumarylacetoacetate hydrolase family protein, which yields MTFATLAGSATEYPIGKILCIGRNYAEHIKELGNETPDAPVIFTKPATSVIGDGDAIVIPPYSRDCHHEAELAVLIGTAGKDIPVERALEHVAGYGVAIDLTLRDVQAELKKKGLPWDIAKGFDTACPLSPFVPADRVADPQDLRIILTVNGETRQDGSTSLMIHTVREIISHMSGIFTLEPGDVILTGTPAGVSPIVSGDRLVAEIPGVARLQVSVK from the coding sequence ATGACGTTTGCCACCCTGGCAGGAAGCGCCACGGAATACCCCATCGGCAAGATCCTCTGCATTGGCCGCAACTATGCGGAACACATCAAGGAACTGGGGAACGAAACCCCGGATGCGCCGGTCATTTTCACCAAACCCGCCACGTCGGTCATCGGTGATGGCGACGCCATTGTGATTCCCCCTTACTCCAGAGACTGCCACCACGAAGCGGAACTGGCGGTCCTCATCGGGACAGCGGGAAAAGATATCCCCGTTGAACGCGCCCTGGAACACGTGGCCGGCTACGGTGTCGCCATCGACCTGACGCTACGGGACGTGCAGGCCGAGCTCAAGAAGAAAGGGCTCCCCTGGGACATCGCCAAGGGGTTCGACACCGCCTGCCCCCTCTCTCCTTTTGTGCCTGCCGACCGGGTCGCCGATCCGCAAGACCTGCGGATTATCCTGACCGTCAACGGCGAAACGCGCCAGGACGGCTCAACCTCCCTCATGATCCACACGGTCCGCGAGATCATCAGCCATATGTCGGGGATATTCACCCTGGAACCGGGGGACGTGATCCTCACCGGAACCCCCGCCGGCGTCAGCCCCATTGTTTCGGGAGATCGTCTCGTGGCTGAGATACCGGGTGTTGCCCGGCTCCAGGTCTCCGTTAAATAA
- a CDS encoding cytochrome b/b6 domain-containing protein has protein sequence MSAHNEQALHTEHAEHAEYIYLTPMPVRIWHWINALGIVTLCVTGLQIRFPEYVNIFGTYKAAIRLHNTAGITVSIFYAIWFAYYLIVKGNLFKLYVPNTYDIKMGIFRQVLYYFYYFFKGGPSPHHATPDDKFNPMQKVAYMGLMLVLLPLVILTGILILNVAPLREMIMLLGGLKILVSAHFLIACCFCAFLFVHIYLATMGHTMLAHFKPMWDGWEEVKHH, from the coding sequence ATGAGCGCCCATAACGAGCAAGCATTGCATACAGAGCATGCGGAACACGCTGAGTATATCTACCTTACCCCAATGCCGGTCAGAATCTGGCACTGGATCAACGCCCTCGGCATCGTTACCCTCTGTGTCACCGGGCTCCAGATCAGGTTCCCCGAATACGTGAACATCTTCGGGACCTACAAAGCCGCCATCAGGCTCCACAACACCGCCGGCATCACCGTTTCCATCTTCTACGCAATCTGGTTCGCGTACTACCTGATCGTGAAGGGGAATCTCTTCAAGCTCTACGTCCCCAACACCTATGACATAAAAATGGGAATTTTCCGGCAGGTGCTTTACTACTTCTACTACTTCTTCAAGGGGGGTCCGAGTCCGCACCACGCCACTCCTGACGACAAATTCAACCCGATGCAGAAGGTGGCTTACATGGGGCTGATGCTCGTACTGCTCCCCCTGGTCATCCTGACCGGCATTCTCATCCTCAACGTTGCCCCCCTCAGAGAAATGATCATGCTGCTGGGAGGCCTCAAAATTCTCGTCAGCGCCCATTTCCTGATCGCCTGCTGCTTCTGCGCCTTCCTCTTCGTCCATATCTACCTGGCAACCATGGGGCACACGATGCTTGCCCACTTCAAGCCCATGTGGGACGGCTGGGAAGAGGTCAAGCACCACTGA
- a CDS encoding HAMP domain-containing protein — protein sequence MLKSFAAKATVPPAIAVTGFVVVCCILLYSVIKTDMLNDAIEHETNLAGTIVKSARYAMLKDDRETLRNIIDNIGQQKGVEHTRIFNKKGVIMFSAHTEDVNKLVDKKAAGCIACHTGPVPLTSMGRMEQARRYINEQGHSVIAITVPIYNEPDCFNAACHVHSPNLKLLGTLDIGLSEEPLQKTLGTLRGRMIVFCVMVLILTVGGVSALLLRNVLLPIKELANYVVAIKRGDANRKAPAYRDEIGELARSFEEMATRLTATQNESKQQRSAEGDGADSRS from the coding sequence ATGCTGAAAAGCTTCGCCGCCAAGGCAACCGTGCCGCCCGCCATCGCCGTAACAGGATTCGTCGTAGTCTGTTGCATCCTCCTCTACTCGGTCATCAAGACCGACATGCTCAATGATGCCATAGAGCACGAAACCAATCTGGCCGGAACCATCGTCAAATCGGCCCGCTACGCCATGCTGAAGGACGACCGGGAGACATTACGCAACATCATTGACAACATAGGCCAGCAGAAGGGGGTTGAGCACACCCGCATCTTCAACAAGAAAGGGGTCATCATGTTCTCGGCCCACACCGAGGACGTGAACAAACTCGTCGACAAAAAGGCCGCTGGATGCATCGCCTGCCATACCGGCCCGGTTCCCCTCACCAGCATGGGAAGGATGGAACAGGCCCGACGCTACATCAACGAACAAGGCCACAGCGTCATCGCCATCACGGTCCCCATTTACAACGAACCCGATTGCTTCAACGCCGCCTGCCACGTCCACAGCCCCAACCTGAAACTTCTCGGCACTCTGGACATTGGCCTCTCGGAGGAACCGCTCCAAAAAACGCTCGGTACCCTGCGCGGCAGAATGATCGTCTTCTGCGTCATGGTTCTCATTCTCACGGTTGGGGGAGTCTCCGCGCTCCTGCTCCGCAATGTCCTTCTTCCCATCAAGGAATTGGCCAACTATGTTGTTGCCATAAAAAGGGGCGACGCGAACAGAAAAGCTCCGGCCTATCGTGATGAAATCGGCGAACTGGCCCGTTCGTTCGAGGAGATGGCAACCAGGCTGACGGCGACTCAGAATGAGTCGAAACAACAGCGGTCAGCCGAAGGCGACGGCGCCGACAGCCGTTCCTGA
- the thiE gene encoding thiamine phosphate synthase, producing the protein MSKVDFSLYLITDRRQTTGRDLPAVVEEALAGGVRAVQLREKDLSSRELLELARVMRELTGRYGAKLIINDRVDIALATDADGVHLGEASIPADAARRILGAHRLIGVSCHNREGALAAEKSGADFITFGPVYPTPSKAAYGAPVGVERLAEAAALLTIPVFALGGIKGDNIPEVLATGAAGVALISAVIAAVNPNEEARAILTLLEQGRRTE; encoded by the coding sequence TTGAGTAAGGTTGACTTTTCCCTCTACCTCATCACCGACCGTCGCCAGACGACTGGCCGGGACCTCCCCGCCGTGGTGGAGGAGGCCCTGGCAGGGGGAGTGCGGGCCGTACAGCTGCGGGAGAAGGACCTCTCCTCCCGGGAACTTCTGGAGCTGGCCCGTGTAATGAGAGAGCTGACGGGCCGTTACGGGGCGAAACTCATCATCAACGACCGGGTGGATATTGCCCTGGCGACGGATGCCGACGGGGTACACCTGGGGGAAGCAAGCATCCCCGCCGATGCCGCGCGGCGGATCCTCGGCGCCCACAGGCTCATCGGCGTTTCCTGCCACAACAGGGAGGGGGCACTGGCCGCCGAAAAGTCGGGGGCCGACTTCATCACCTTCGGCCCCGTCTACCCCACCCCTTCCAAAGCGGCCTACGGCGCGCCGGTGGGGGTGGAGCGGCTGGCCGAAGCGGCGGCGCTCCTCACTATCCCCGTCTTCGCCCTCGGCGGGATCAAGGGGGATAATATCCCGGAAGTCCTGGCAACAGGCGCCGCCGGCGTTGCCCTCATCTCGGCCGTCATCGCCGCCGTCAACCCCAACGAAGAAGCCCGCGCCATCCTGACGCTCCTGGAGCAGGGACGACGCACCGAGTAA
- a CDS encoding methyl-accepting chemotaxis protein, giving the protein MRNRLEFKVLGIIGATLCVGFAILGVTAIWLEYTALMKLQAANTRGLSTLISQEIAENMMSGDMAVINRYIARVKGKGQVLDLKVFGPAAKPWGDKGAAADPVVAEAIAAGRARELRHTLDDGKHVLSFAVPLVNEERCTTCHEKGARYTGAILLTTSLQDGYVSARNLTIALAATGFVFFLIMLGTLYLFFRQTIVRNIRELSDRIQVIAHGEGDLTSQMPVRTGDELGELAEGVNMLIAKLREIVTSLYSQAGHIAISACRTVKGTEGLVASTAEQKDLSTSVAVASEEMSATLNDVAATTQRAAQLSINVDQAAKVGMETVEETSLSIDQIRTSVLGTLGAMGKLETSSGQIGEIVGIIEDIADQTNLLALNAAIEAARAGDAGRGFAVVANEVKTLSNRTATSTRQIAAIVRSIQEEIGTVVTSIGEGKTRVEEGVEKAGHARQQLEGILRLATDSTDMISQIATATEEQSATTVEITEKIGQVSATAGAVNGQMEETARIFRELSETAEKIYGTVGRFSVGCYHDAVKGYAAELRDRATAVIEKALEDRKITIDALFSTDYTPIPNTTPQKYRTPFDRFFDELVSPVQEEILGRDSGVYYAICVDREGYCPSHNLRYSRPLTGDVAVDKDHNRTKRIFNDRTGIRCATHTQSFLLQTYLRDTGEVMNDLSTPITVGGKHWGAVRIGYRADD; this is encoded by the coding sequence ATGCGTAACAGGCTCGAGTTCAAGGTGCTGGGGATTATTGGAGCAACCCTTTGCGTGGGATTCGCCATCCTTGGTGTAACCGCCATCTGGCTTGAATACACCGCCCTGATGAAACTTCAGGCTGCCAATACCCGCGGCCTCTCAACCCTCATCTCCCAGGAAATCGCTGAAAACATGATGTCGGGCGACATGGCGGTGATAAACCGATATATCGCACGGGTGAAAGGGAAGGGGCAGGTGCTCGACCTCAAGGTGTTCGGTCCCGCCGCAAAGCCGTGGGGGGACAAGGGCGCGGCTGCTGACCCGGTGGTTGCGGAAGCCATTGCGGCAGGCCGTGCCCGGGAACTGCGCCATACCCTGGATGACGGGAAGCATGTCCTGAGCTTTGCCGTCCCCCTGGTGAACGAGGAGCGCTGCACCACCTGCCACGAGAAGGGAGCCCGGTACACCGGTGCGATTCTTCTCACCACCTCGCTTCAGGATGGGTATGTCAGCGCGCGGAACCTTACCATAGCCCTGGCTGCAACCGGCTTTGTCTTTTTCCTGATCATGCTTGGTACCTTGTACCTCTTCTTCCGTCAGACCATCGTGCGGAACATCCGTGAGCTGTCCGACAGGATCCAGGTCATCGCCCACGGCGAGGGGGATCTGACCTCACAGATGCCAGTCCGGACCGGCGACGAGCTCGGAGAGCTTGCCGAGGGGGTCAACATGCTGATCGCCAAGCTGCGGGAGATTGTGACATCCCTCTACAGCCAGGCGGGGCACATCGCCATATCGGCCTGCCGCACCGTCAAGGGGACCGAAGGGCTCGTCGCCTCTACGGCGGAACAGAAGGACCTTTCCACCTCGGTGGCCGTGGCGTCGGAGGAGATGTCGGCTACCCTGAACGATGTGGCAGCCACCACCCAGCGGGCGGCGCAGCTCTCCATTAACGTGGATCAGGCTGCAAAAGTGGGGATGGAGACCGTGGAGGAGACCTCCCTGAGCATCGACCAGATCCGGACCAGCGTCCTCGGCACCCTGGGAGCCATGGGGAAGCTGGAGACTTCGTCGGGGCAGATCGGCGAGATCGTGGGAATTATCGAGGATATCGCCGACCAGACCAATCTCCTGGCCCTCAACGCGGCCATCGAGGCTGCCCGGGCCGGCGATGCGGGGCGGGGCTTTGCGGTGGTGGCCAACGAAGTGAAGACCCTGTCAAATCGCACCGCCACGTCCACAAGACAGATCGCCGCCATTGTCCGGAGCATCCAGGAAGAGATCGGGACGGTGGTGACATCCATTGGCGAGGGGAAAACGAGGGTTGAGGAAGGGGTCGAGAAGGCGGGGCATGCCCGCCAGCAACTGGAGGGGATCCTGCGGTTGGCGACCGATTCAACGGACATGATCAGCCAGATTGCCACGGCCACTGAGGAGCAGAGTGCCACGACCGTCGAGATCACGGAGAAGATCGGCCAGGTGTCGGCCACGGCAGGGGCGGTGAACGGCCAGATGGAGGAGACGGCCCGCATCTTCCGCGAGTTGTCGGAAACAGCCGAGAAAATCTACGGGACCGTGGGCCGGTTCAGCGTGGGGTGCTACCATGATGCCGTCAAGGGGTATGCCGCGGAGCTGCGGGACCGGGCGACGGCGGTCATAGAGAAGGCCCTGGAGGACCGGAAGATCACCATCGATGCCCTCTTCAGCACCGATTACACGCCGATTCCGAACACCACTCCCCAGAAGTACCGTACCCCCTTCGACCGGTTCTTTGACGAACTCGTCTCGCCGGTTCAGGAGGAGATCCTGGGCCGGGACAGTGGGGTGTACTATGCCATCTGTGTCGATCGCGAGGGGTACTGCCCCTCCCACAACCTGCGCTATTCCCGCCCCCTGACCGGCGACGTCGCCGTGGACAAGGACCACAACCGCACCAAGCGGATCTTCAACGACCGGACCGGCATCCGTTGCGCCACCCATACCCAGAGCTTTCTGCTCCAGACCTATCTGCGGGACACGGGGGAGGTCATGAACGACCTGTCAACGCCCATAACAGTCGGCGGGAAACACTGGGGAGCGGTCAGGATCGGCTACCGGGCCGACGACTGA